A genomic stretch from Cloacibacterium caeni includes:
- a CDS encoding HopJ type III effector protein, with amino-acid sequence MIVEQLKNTPEELVFSNVIAYIDKHYEFTPTKFTNGNTVNEANQNNGSCKVFSFAKINQLSKEETLLLFSEFYRDDVLKNPEGTDHQNIRNFMKFGWEGIVFEGEALKKK; translated from the coding sequence ATGATAGTAGAACAATTAAAAAACACACCAGAAGAATTGGTTTTCAGCAACGTAATTGCTTATATAGATAAACATTACGAATTTACACCCACCAAATTCACCAATGGAAATACGGTAAACGAAGCCAATCAAAATAATGGCTCTTGCAAGGTTTTCAGTTTTGCCAAAATCAACCAACTTTCTAAAGAAGAGACACTTTTATTATTTAGCGAGTTTTACAGAGATGATGTTTTGAAAAATCCAGAAGGAACAGACCACCAAAACATTAGAAATTTCATGAAATTTGGCTGGGAAGGAATTGTTTTCGAAGGAGAAGCTTTGAAGAAAAAATAA